A stretch of DNA from Salvelinus fontinalis isolate EN_2023a chromosome 17, ASM2944872v1, whole genome shotgun sequence:
GAATTGTAACTATATGGCTGTGACTGTGTTGGAACTTGAGAGACACATGAACAAAGAACACAGTCTCTGTAAAAACCTGGACAAGCCAGATAAACCCAGAGTGTTTAGGTCAAAGGAAGATGATAAAACACCTCATTCCTACTCCTGTAACCATTGTTCTTATGGCACCTCAAGCAAAAACATCTTTAAAAATCATCTTGAGATTCGTCATAATCAGACATACGAGGAATATGACGTTTTCCAGAGCAGAGAAAGAAATGAGGATGCACAATCACCTTCTGAGAAGCACTTCCCCATTAGGAAACCCACAGTAGTAAATTCATTTTCTTCAGAGCTGACATCAAAATTATCTGTGAAAAAAATGGCTTTCAGAAAAAGAACAGATTTGCCTTGGGATTCAAATGACATTTCTGATCTTTTCAAAAAGGATAAGGTAGTTCACAGAGCGCAAAGAGGCTTCAAGTCTCAAACCACAGAGTCAAAACTTGACAAGTCAATAAATAATCTATTGTCTCGACAAAGACGTGACAAGCAGAGGGATGAAAAAAATGTCACCACAGGTTGTTTTTTTGTCGAGGGCACAAATGGTGACCATGATCATGATTTTGGACAAACATTGTCAGGAATTTCAGAAAGTCCAAATTCTTCTTCAAATGGCCACAAACATTTATTGGCATCTAAGTTGGAGAATAATATCTTAAATTCTGGCTGTGATTCCAGTTTAAGTGAAGGTAATAGTGTAGACCTCAACAGCAAACATGTCTCTAAACTTGTCGTAGAAATGCCAGTTATGAAAAAATCACCTTCCAAAAGAAAAATGTCCACCCCTTATCGCAATACCGTTGACCAGGACTCTTACTTAATTTTACCGAAACATTTGCAAAGTCAGAAAATGCAAAATATGGTGGAGGAGATGGAAGACAGTGATAATAAGGATGTCTTTCAGTATAGTGATGACACCACAAATGCCAACAATAAAGTTCCCGCTAAAAGTGAAATCAAGCAAGAGAAACCGTACATTGGTAATTCCTTTAGCAGAAGAATGTCTATGAAAGGAGTCCTTGGAACCTCTGAAGACCTGTTTGAGAAATGTCAAAACAGGAATTCTCAGCAGAAGCCTGTTGTCAAGGAAGAGTGCATAGAAACACAGGTTTTTGGAGAGAACCTTGCGCCCAACTCGGTGCCACTAAGTGAATCCTTTTTAGATGCTGATTCAGAAGGGGGTGGGGAGCGGAAGACCTGTCCTTACTGTCCTGCAGAGTTCGAGTCAGGTGTGGGATTATCCAATCACGTGAGAGGGCATCTGCATAGAGTTGGACTGAATTACAATGCACGCCATGTGGTATCACGAGAGCAGGTGGCTTCTCAAGACAGGAAACCTCGCATCCGTCGAAAGATGGGTGCAATACGACTGAAAAAAGGTACTATTTTCCATTATCTTTTTCCTTTATTTTCCTTGATTTAAATTAATGTAGCAttgggagaaaaaaaatccataaaTCCAGCCATAGAGAATAACCTATCATCAAAAAAAGTGGTTTATAACATACACAATTAGAAGcatcaatatatatatagatcAAGCGTGACTAAATTCGAGCCCAGTAACTTTGCTCACCGCATCCTCCTTCGATTGTCTCGTCTCGGCTGCCACGAAAAGCCCCCACCTGCTGATCTGCACGAAGTGTGTGCGTGCCACTAGCGATGTACTTTGCTGGACATGCTAGGTGTTCTCGGTGGCGCATCATCACTTCAAAGGCATTCTGTCATGGTGTTATCGGTTGGCCTACTACTACTGGTAGTACCGGTAAAATGTAAGTTATGAATCGCAAATCAATGTACAGCTGACACACTTCGATTTCATCAATAACATTTGACTTCAATTTGGTTGTTCAAAATACTATCAGCTTGCACTGTGTCTTTGCTGATGAATGCCCTGATCTCTGGGCAGTCAATTGGTAAAATGAAATTTTTGTTCAGTCTATTAATCACTTCTAATAGATCTGAAAATTATGCAATAACCATGAATTTAACCGACTGTTTATAATGAGGGACGTCTCACGTTTAACCTGGACGCaataaaagaaacgtcctcactgtcaactgtgtttattttaagcaaacttaacatgtgtaaatatttgtatgaacacaacaagattcaacaactgaaacaaactgaacaagttccacagacatgtgactaacagaaatagaataatgtgtccctgaacaaaggggggggtcaaaatcaaaagtaacagtcagtatctggtgcagccaccagctgcattaagtactgcagtgcatctcctcatggactgcaccagatttgccagttcttgctgtgagatgttatcccactcttccaccaaggcacctgcaagttcccagacatttctgggggggaatggccctagctctcaccctccgatccaacaggtcccagacgtgctcaatgggattgagatccgggctctttgctggccatggcagaacagtgacattcctgtcttgcaggaaatcacgcacagaacaagcagtatggctggtggcattgtcatgtcaggatgaacctgcaggaagggtaccacatgagggagaaggatgtcttccctgtaacgcagagTTGAGTGCCTGctatgacaacaagctcagtccgatgatgctgtgacacatcgccccagaccatgacggaccctccacctccaaatcgatcccgctccagagtacaggcctcggtataacgctcattccttcgacgataaatgcgactccgaccatcacccctggtgagacaaaaccgcgactcgtcagtgaagagcacttttggcCAGTCCtgcctggtccagcgacggtgggtttgtgcccataggcgacgttgttgccggtgatgtctggtgaggacctgccttacaacaggcctacaagccctcaggccagcctctctcagcctatttcggacagtctgagcactgatggagggattgtgcgttcctggtgtaactcgggcagttgttgttgccatcctgtacctgtaccgcaggtgtaatgttcggatgtaccgattctgtgcaggtgttgttacacgtggtctgccactgcgaggacgatcagctgcccgtcctgtctccctgtagtgctgtcttaggcgtctcacagtagagacattgcaatttattgccctggccacatctgcagtcctcatgcctccttgcagcatgcctaaggcacattcacgcagatgagcagggaccctgggcatctttcttttgatgtttttcagagtcagtagaaaggcctctttagtgtcctaagttttaataactgtggccttaattgcctaccatctgtaagctgttagtgtgaAAACATAAACCTGGAAAGACGAGAGAAAATGGAATCGGACAAAAAATAAAACAGATTTTAAAGGGCCCTACCTAATAataattttaaatacatttagGCTATGTTAAATCAGAAAGATAATACTTAAGACTGATATAACCCTTTTATTTGTTCAATTTAACCTTTAATACATTTAAGATAATGTGGGCTATTTACttcatatttcagttttaataAAATACATAATTTGAAGAACCAACATTGCTGCAATGCATATATTGCAGTAAAACTGTAAATAAGTGACATTAAAGAGATTTTTTGAGGATTTTACATTTTGTAGTCGTGTCTTCCAAGTTGTTTCCGCGGGTCGCAAATAGAAAAATTAGCATGACACAAGCTGAATTAAATTATAAAGCGTGGGGTACACACGTTAACATTTCACAGAGATAcgcttgtttttgtgagaagtCTTTGAAAAATAACAGGAACATCGTATTAATATGAACAGCGTatactaaaatatgaaaatactacaTCTTGTTTCAAAATCATCATCTAGCTTACCTTTTTATATATTGGTTTTATGTCCTCCGGATTTGAGAAGAAAGATGACGAGCTATTTTCCTGATTTATGACCACTTTTTTTTCTCTGTTCTCCATTCATTTAAGCACCCTAATTTTGACCCTTCTATAATGGTAAAAACTCCAATAAGTTCTTAACGGATTATGATAagagacatgaggtttggaccTTTTTGTTTTCTTAGAGGATTATCTACACAATTAACATGTTATTTGAACCATTGTTCAAAAGATGcgtttttgattggacaccctacAATACACTGAATAAATACATTTTCAGTCATTTAAATTGTAAAGTCTTAATACACATTACCACAACACATTTTTCCAATATGAGGTAAACTCAAACTATTCATTAATTTCGCTGTGTATTTCGGTTGGAATCAAGAcattagaatgtaccagaggccaccaaaaactcCTCGCCCTCCAGGCCCAGGGAACCTGGCTGGTTACTTATCATATTTGCCTAGCTACTCTATGTACTTGTGGAAAACATTACTCAATAATTCGTTTTTTTAGTCTTTAATTTTGAATGGTTGATGGGAACTAATTTCCTTGGCATACAAAGAATGTTTTGACCAATTATTTCTGCTGTGTTGCTATGTTTTCAGAACCCAAGTTTGGGTCTGAGGGCGCTCCTGTCCGAGGGCACTCCTGTCCACTATGTGGGGACTCTTTTGATAATAAGACTGGGCTATCTAACCATGTTCGGGGCCATCTGAAACGGCTTGGAAAAACCATTGCCACTAAGTCCAAGTCCCCAATGTTGTTGCTCCGGGAGCTGATGCGTGACAAGAGAGAGTTCCAGAGAGCTCTGCAGATTCTGGGCAAGAAACGGATCCCCTCCCATTCCAGAATCGCCTCAAAGCAGGTCACCTCTAATCACCTGACACCCCCTAAACGGAATCCCATTCAGAACCTCTACAACAATGCCAAACCACTGGTGCCCATGTATTCTCTGTCAGGGGAAACATTGGATAAGAAACAGGCAGAGACGAAGTTGGAGGTAAAGGGTTCACTCTCGAGTGCCTTGATAGGAATTCTGAAGAAGAGGAAGTGTCAGGAGGACTCAAAGTTGAGGACTTCATCTCAAACGGCAAGAAGCGCCCTGGCAGTTTCCTCCGCCAGCGAGTACAGTAGAGGAGCACAAGTCAACTCAACACTCTCAAACTCTACATCAGGTGAGACCAAGGCTAAATGTATTGTTTGGGATAAAGGGCTGTTAGTTAACCAAAGACAAAATGTTAGCATGAAAGATGTGAATGCCAAATGGATTATGTTTGCGTGTAAAACCATTGCCGATGTGGTCAAAAATGTGACTGATTTTCATTCATTCATAATTCAATATTGTTTCACAGAGAAAGGTGAATTCAACAGGAAGGTGTGTGTCCATTGCAATGCAACCTTCCACAGCGGTGTTAGTCTGTCCAATCACTTGCGGGCATACGCAAAACGAAAGAGCACTGCCTTGCTGGAGGGAACAAGTAAGTGCCTTCGCATCGTCAGCGGCACATGTTCACAAAGTAACATCACTACTGCACATTTCTTATGCGAACACAATGATTTCCTTAACGTCACTGCCTCACACAGACTCCCTGCCTAAGTGCACACATGGTCACCAGTCACGACTGAACTTACCTGAGCCTATTGCTCTTGCCTTGTTCTTAATGTTTCAGCGTATGACTGTAAACAAAGGAGGCAGAGATCAAGGCCTGGTTCCAAGAAGAAGATGTCCCCCACTATGCCACACGCACCAGAGGAAATGTATAGACTAACCTGCAGGTACTCTGTACCTCATCTTATATGCCACAAAGTTTGACCCCATACTGTCTATGTCATTGGTGTAAATTATTGTATtattcatttacatttttactaCTCAGATTTTAAGTTGGGGCGAAGCTCTGTTCAATGCATTATTTGTAGTGATGCTTTAAAAGGAATGTTAAGTTGACCAAAGATATTTGCTTTCAAAGAGTTGGTTGAAGCTTCTACTGTCTTTGAGGCCCACTTCTGAATGGGGGGGTCTTACTTTGTTTGGATCCTCTGCAGATTCTGTGACCTGGTCTTCCAGGGCCCCTTGTCAGTCCAGGAGGACTGGATAAAGCATCTACAAAGGCACATTATGAACGCCAGTGTCCCCCACACAGGAGCAGGCATGAGGGAGGTCACCTCACTGCCCAGGGACCCGTCCTACCCCACCTCTGACAGACAGACCCCATCACTGGCAACTCACACTGCCTCCTAAGCCAAGGTTTtttaaaaagtatatattttggTTCACCTGAGTGTATGTGTTTGTACATCGGATGTTCCTTCAGTTTTATACAGTCataattgaagaaaaaaaaatggcCACTATTACAACACACAATTTCAGGAGTTTGACTACCTAATCtcttaaaacacatttttatttttggtATATTGTTACATTTTATTAGCATTTTAAATGTCCCATGTTAGGAATATGATTCCCTGTGGGCTGACTGTTTTATTGTGTTTATGCAGTAATGTTGTGTGGAAGCCATTTCCAATAGAGACAACTCTTACCTCAGATTACTCAATTCTCTGTCCATTTGGTCCAGTTTGGGGGCACCCTTTATCTGTATAATAATATATTTACATTTATGCTACACATGAAAATGGGACAAATACAATCTTCTTCTGTATTAAAATCATGATCATGTTGCTACCATTTGTTTATGCGTGGAGGGGGTTCTGGGGGAAAAAATTTGATAGGAAATCTGCCTGAGGATTAGTTGATGACTATCAATATTGGTAAGTATGGCGTGTGAGTTAATCACAGAATTTAAGGATCAAAACACGGatgacattttttggggggtgtgaGAGAGTGTCACAAACGGCAGTAATCTGCATAAGAACTCAGACTCCTAAATTAATAGGGTTTATCAGTCACAGTTTGTGTTCTCGATGATGCAGTCACAGCGTGGATTGTTGCTGCCTTTCATGAATAACTGTCACATGTatttaatgtttttaaataattTGTTTAAATGTATATCATACGGATATTATGCTGAAACAATTTTTTGATGTTCTAAATAAACTATGGTTTTGTCATCTGGATTGACCTGTTGGTGTTTTCTttagtactgaacaaaaatataaacgcaacatgtaaagtgttggtcccatgtttcatgagctgaataaaagaccccagaaatgttccatacaccagtggtgtaaagtgcttaagtaaaactactttaaagtactacttaagcagactctctaaacacaaatgctttgtttgtaaattggagtgtgcctctggctataaGTAAATGAataaaacaagaaaatcgtgctgtccggtttgcttaatataaagaatgtgaaattatttatacttcttttggtacttaagtatattttagcaattacatttacttttgatacttactgtaagtatttttaaaacccaatactttgacttttactggagttgtattttactggttgactttcacttgaatcattttctattatggtatctttactttaactgaagtatgacaattgggtactttttccaccactgccatacacaaaaaaagt
This window harbors:
- the LOC129814354 gene encoding zinc finger protein 644-like produces the protein MSDLTGIDEEEKDADPVIDPLDLFQDLMRNQTPLFIETVDRPQTSPLRENSSVLDVLSNTNVLSVNGPLHQAFESDELNSLSTEKEEEKSITQLKTVQDIDTTGIWGFDAESSENSMDNYEGPLSWDPQREFMQFLWDDHDDSPMEEPPMADPPPNSQRRRKRKMDMVVMVDPSEELFSDLSLKSTKDVFDEEDLEDPVPINKVQSLRKRCKPQSLTRKKAPYPNGTVEAIKQLIFNTPARNPHEKSVAHRLKTLKGNPLTDSCSEEEPLFFPCTKCNINFKEKNHLHRHMRTHTDPPSLINIPKPFICRECGQSFRFRNSLLRHMTIHQERRERLMEEIKGMNELKDEGTDARLQCPQCTFGTNCPNTFVQHAKTHEKDKRYYDCKNCNYMAVTVLELERHMNKEHSLCKNLDKPDKPRVFRSKEDDKTPHSYSCNHCSYGTSSKNIFKNHLEIRHNQTYEEYDVFQSRERNEDAQSPSEKHFPIRKPTVVNSFSSELTSKLSVKKMAFRKRTDLPWDSNDISDLFKKDKVVHRAQRGFKSQTTESKLDKSINNLLSRQRRDKQRDEKNVTTGCFFVEGTNGDHDHDFGQTLSGISESPNSSSNGHKHLLASKLENNILNSGCDSSLSEGNSVDLNSKHVSKLVVEMPVMKKSPSKRKMSTPYRNTVDQDSYLILPKHLQSQKMQNMVEEMEDSDNKDVFQYSDDTTNANNKVPAKSEIKQEKPYIGNSFSRRMSMKGVLGTSEDLFEKCQNRNSQQKPVVKEECIETQVFGENLAPNSVPLSESFLDADSEGGGERKTCPYCPAEFESGVGLSNHVRGHLHRVGLNYNARHVVSREQVASQDRKPRIRRKMGAIRLKKEPKFGSEGAPVRGHSCPLCGDSFDNKTGLSNHVRGHLKRLGKTIATKSKSPMLLLRELMRDKREFQRALQILGKKRIPSHSRIASKQVTSNHLTPPKRNPIQNLYNNAKPLVPMYSLSGETLDKKQAETKLEVKGSLSSALIGILKKRKCQEDSKLRTSSQTARSALAVSSASEYSRGAQVNSTLSNSTSEKGEFNRKVCVHCNATFHSGVSLSNHLRAYAKRKSTALLEGTTYDCKQRRQRSRPGSKKKMSPTMPHAPEEMYRLTCRFCDLVFQGPLSVQEDWIKHLQRHIMNASVPHTGAGMREVTSLPRDPSYPTSDRQTPSLATHTAS